From the Deinococcus seoulensis genome, the window TGGACGAGGTTCTTTTGGCGCGCCCTGCAGGACTCGAACCTGCGACCGACCGCTTAGAAGGCGGTTGCTCTATCCAGCTGAGCTAAGGGCGCGTGCGTGGGGGAGGAAAGGAAAAGGGCTCCCGTGTGAGGGAGCCTTCCTGGAGCGGGATCACGGATTCGAACCGAGGCCAGAAGCTTGGAAGGCTGCTGTGCTACCACTACACCAATCCCGCGTGCGGCGCGCTGCGTTGTGCTGCCTGTGAAGGTCAGTCTGGTCGAGGCGACTGGATTCGAACCAGCGACCCCTTGGTCCCAAACCAAGTGCGCTACCGGCCTGCGCTACGCCTCGTCAAGCAACGCGCGCCCGAGCACTATAGCAAAAAGATTGCGAGTGGATAGGGGGTCTGGGGGCTGCCGGGGGCGTATTCTGCGGCATTGTGAGTGAAGGCGTCGTGGGAACCGGAGTGAAGTCGCGCGTGAAAACCTACCTGGATCTGGTGAAGTTCGAGCACACGGTGTTCGCCCTGCCGTTTGCGTACGCGGGAATGCTGCTGGCCAGCATGCAGCACAGCGGCACGGGCTGGCCCGGCTGGAGCGTGCTGATCTGGGTGACGGTCGCCATGGCGGCGGCGCGCACGGCGGCGATGGGCGCCAACCGCGTGATCGACCGCTTCATCGACGCGCGCAATCCGCGCACGGCGGGGCGGGAGGTGCCGAGCGGGAAGGTCAGTCCGGCGCAGGCGTGGACGCTGGTGATCGTCAGTCTGATCGTGATGGCGTTCGCGGCGGCGCAACTGAACCCGCTGTGCCTGGCGCTGCTGCCGCTGGCGGTGGTGTTCCTGATCGGTTACCCGTACACCAAGCGGTTCACGTGGCTGTGCCATGCGTGGCTGGGCGTGACGGACGGCGCGGCGGCGGCCGGAGGGTGGATTGCCGTGACCGGCGAGTTCGCGCCGCCCGCCTGGGCGTTGTGGGCGGTCGTGATCTTCTGGATGATCGGCCTGGACGTGATCTACGCCACCATGGACCGTGACTTCGACGTGGCGAACGGCGTCCGGAGCATTCCGGCGCGTTTCGGGATTCCGCGCGCGCTGCGGATTGCTGCGGCCAGTCACGCGCTGACCTTCGCGTTGCTGCTGCTGGTGGGTGTACTGGCTGGCGCGAGTTTCTGGTATTACCTGGCGGCGCTGGCGATGGGCGGCATCCTGCTGTTCGAGCACCGCATCGTGAATCCGGACGACTTGGC encodes:
- the mqnP gene encoding menaquinone biosynthesis prenyltransferase MqnP, producing MKTYLDLVKFEHTVFALPFAYAGMLLASMQHSGTGWPGWSVLIWVTVAMAAARTAAMGANRVIDRFIDARNPRTAGREVPSGKVSPAQAWTLVIVSLIVMAFAAAQLNPLCLALLPLAVVFLIGYPYTKRFTWLCHAWLGVTDGAAAAGGWIAVTGEFAPPAWALWAVVIFWMIGLDVIYATMDRDFDVANGVRSIPARFGIPRALRIAAASHALTFALLLLVGVLAGASFWYYLAALAMGGILLFEHRIVNPDDLAKVNVAFFDANMWLALTMLAGVIVDVAWRTLT